A stretch of DNA from Elusimicrobiota bacterium:
ATTCTGACGGCTATTTTATCAAACATCATTTTATTTATAGGGATTATTTCAATTATTTTTATTGGCTATCTAAATCGGCACGCTTTTTGTGTAAATATTGGACTTCTTTTTTTTGCTGCACTTGTGATTGGGAGATATTTTGATTTTGCATGGGAATATATGGAAAGGTCGGCGGCTTTTACTGTAGGAGGGCTGCTTCTTTTACTTATGGGTTTTGCTCTTGAAAGAAGTCGTCGTAAACTTTTAAACTGGAACTTAAAGAAATGACACGTACAAGAATTATAACATTCTGGTTAATAGCAGGCTTTCAAATAATCATCGTATTAGTTATGGTCGGTCTTAAACAATCTATTGTTTTATATGGAAAAACAATTATTCTAAAATCTCAACCTGTTGACCCGCACTCACTTTTTCAGGGTGATTATGCACAGCTTTCATATGCTATCAACACAGTAGAAATTCAAAAGTCTACAGGAACATCATACGATAGGGGTGATAAAATTTACACAGAACTTGCCCTTTCGGGAACTTTTTGGAACTTTGTTTCTGTTCATTCTGAAATTCCTGAATCACTTTCTGACGACCATGTAATATTAGAAGGAATCGTTAAGTATCAAAGTCAGCACTCAGGTTATCCTGTTTCTGAATTAAAAGACTTTTCAAACCCTGGTTGGTTAAATATTCAACCTGCAACAGCCACTTGGCGACAGAATTGGAGTTGGGGTCCTTTTGGTCGTCAGGATGGGTTATGGTATAATTATGGAAGAAAGGGACTATCTGAAGGAACAAGTGTATTTATCTATCTTTATTCATATGATGATGGAAAATCTTGGAATTTTAGTCAGATTTCTGAAAGTTCTACTACTATACACTCCCAGTATGCTTATAATATAATCCTTTCAGGGAAACTTGGTCCATATAAGGAACAAAATTATCTTAGCGTAAATTATGGTATAGAATCATATTTCATCCCAGAAGGGAAAGGTAGAACATACGAACGGGGTGGATTAGACGTAGAAATTGCAGTAAATCGTAAGGGTAAATCTGTAATAAAAAATATTATTTTACTACAATAAGTTTTTTCTATGCTAAAAGTTCTCTTTTTTGATGGGATTAGAACCTATACCCAATCCTTAGTAGGCAGTCTAAATTAAAACGAGTTATAATTATTAATCGCGATTTAATTTTTTAAGTTTATCAGGGAGGACAAAATGGCATTTAAAAAACCTTATGAAACTCTTCAGGAAATCCAATCATCCGGTTGCGTACGGGTAACTTTAGGACTCGATGTCCGGCTTATTCAGGGCTTTATGGCAGGCGCATTTATAGCTCTTGGTAGTCTGATAGCAATAGTTGTAGGCGGGGGCGTTCCGGGGATAAAAGAAGCAAATCCGGGATTACAAAAATTTATTTTCGGAAGCTTGTTCCCCGTAGGTTTAATACTTGTAGTCATTACGTCCGCAGAGTTATTCACCGGGAATGTCGGATGTATTGTTCCCGGAGTACTATCCAAAAAAATACACTGGTTAGATGGATTAAAAAACTGGTTTTGGGTTTATATAGGGAATTTCATAGGCTCTATTTCTTTTGCATACTTTCTCGTCTATCTTACCGGCATCCTGGGCAAAGAACCATGGCTTAGTTCAGTTATAGCAATATCTGAAAATAAGATTTCACAAGATTTCACAACTCTTTTTTTCAAGGGAGTCGGCTGTAACTGGCTCGTATGCTTATCGATATGGCTCGCCATAGCTTCTGATGATGTAGTAAGTAAAATGTTCGGTATATGGTTTCCTATAATGACATTTGTTACAGTAGGTTTTGAACACAGCGTTGCAAATATGTTTTTTGTACCGATGGGAATCATGCTCGGTGCAAACGTAACATGGGGACAGTTTTTTATAGTCAATCTTATCCCGGTTACCCTGGGAAATATTGTAGGCGGGAGTCTTTTCGTCGGTACAGTATATTGGTATCTTTACGGAAGGAATAAATAGAAAGTTACGCCCAATGACCTCGGGGCAACTATAATTAAATTGTAGTTTCACGCCCTCGGCGTGATAACATTGAAATTCCTATACATTAAATTAATGCCGACTCCACCACTAATACTTTGGCGGACAAGCAAGGTCGGCAACTACATCAACATTGTAATTGTAGTGGCAGAGCTTGCTCTGCCTGCATCTTTTAAATTCCAATATTATAAACGATTTCAGAATGACCCCACATTTTTACGGGGTTATTTTTTTCTGTATGCTTCAAGGTAAGAGTCACAATAAAGTTGTCTTCCAAGTAAAAGCTCCGCTGTTATCATTGCATCCATAAGTTCATTGTCAAGCGGATTCAAAATCGCAGCATCAAGTCCTGAAGCCAAAGCCATTACAAGAAACGTCCTGTCTACAAGCCCCCTGTTAAGACAACCCTGTGAAACATTTGACAAACCAAGAATTGTTTTCGGCGGCGGGTCACATATAAGTTTGCATTGTTTAATAGTTTCCAAAACAGCACGGGAATGGTCTTGAGCAACATTCACGGGTAGAATCACTGCATCAATATATAAATTTGTCGTTTCAATATTATGCTCCATACAAGAGGCAACTATATTTGCTGCTATTTCCATACGTGCTTCGGCATTTGCAGGAACTCCTGATTTTGTCATTGTAAGTGCAATTACATTTGCATTGTATTTCTTTACAAGAGGAAGCAGTAAATCCAATTTTTCCTTTTGCCCTGAAGTAGAATTAAGGAAAGAGCCGGGACCTGCAATTGATAACCCTTTTTCCATAACATCAATTTTTGTCGTATCAACAGCCAGAGGACACTTAGTTGTCTCTCTTATGGTTGTTATCAACCATTCCATATCTTTTAATGCTTCCATTGAAGCAGGACCTACATTGACATCCAAAACATTGGCACCGGCGTCAATTTGTTTCTTTGCAAGTTCCTGAATTATTGATTTATTTTTTTTCTGAATTGCCTCACTGACATTCTTAAACATCCCATTAATCTTCTCACCAATAATAAACATAAAAACCTCCCTTCAAATCCATTTTTCTCATTTTTTTCTTCATCCCTTACTAATGTTTATAGAAGAAAAAGTTACATTTTTACTTGAAAAAGATAACTATTAAAATTGTGTCAAAACTGGAGAAATCAAACTTATACCGTTATAACCATTCCGATATTTTTTCCTGTCAATTATATAAAATTGACGTATAACGCCTTTTTAAAAATAGAGCGCGATGGAAGTATCAAAATAGAGTGACGGAAACTTGGACTGCCAGAGCGTCATGAGATGGCGGATGGTATTCGTCGATCCCTCCTCCATAACATTAATCTGCTGTTTATATGTCTTCTTAAGAATATTCCAGTTGGCGGAAAGGTTCCAGCCGAATCTGGCCTGCGGCTTCCATTCCACTCCCGCACGGAGGAAAGGGGTGAAAAAATTGGTACTATCGGATGTTTGCGAGATATAGTAGTGGTGTCCTCCGGCGTAATAGGACGTTTCCGTTGCATTCTTAAATTCGGCCTGAGAATAAACAGAGTAGTTGCCGAGGCCGAGGCCGACGTTCGAGTTGAACACCATCGAAAGTTTGCCGGTCCGGCTAATGCTCCCCCGGATGAGGAATCCGGTGTAGTGAGCCGAGGTTGAAAAGGGCGCACCCATGTAATCCTTTTCGGTGATTAAACTTGTTCCGTTATTGCTGCCTAATCTTATGAAGGTGTAATCCATCTGGAACATATATTTAGGTTTGACCCAGTAACGTATGCCGAAGTTGAGGTTACCTTGTGATTTGTCCGGATTGATGGGTGTCAACGTCAGAAAATCGTAGGTCTGCGGTCCAGTTTTTACCGTGGGTGTCATCCCATAAACGCCTCCCAGGAAAATTCCTATAGCCTGATATTCTGGTACTAGTATAAGATAGGGAGCTGCTTCCTTGTCAAAGGTCTCAACTGGAACTTCTGTTATTTCAGAAGAGATCATCTCCGAGGTAACTGCGTCTACCAACTTCACTGTTATCTGGTAGGAACTCCCCAGTTTTATGACATTACCCATCACCAACAGTTTCGCACCCAGGATCTGTCCTATGCCTGCCGCGGTCTTTGAATCCACTGCACCAGATAGTCCCAGATTCTGCTCTTTCATGACGGTTTCAATCTGGGTGCGCTCCACCATCTTGAAGGTTCCAGTCTTAAGCAGGTAATAGGTCAGTATCTCGCCAGTGGCGAAATTTACTTTTTTCTTCTCCAGTTTTTCATCGGATTGCAGCGGGAAAACGGCAAGCGTAACGTCGGATAGGCCCTTGGCCGAAGCAGTATCGGCGAGCTTTTGGGATATCTTTTCAAGTTTAGGTTTAAGTTCGTCTGCGTGCAAAGCCAGCATAAGTGCAAGAAGCAGTAAGAAAACCGGCAAAATCTTTGAATATTTCATGTCTTATCCCTCCTGATTTTACTTTATATTTACCACTTTTTTATTATCCAGTCCAAAAAATACTTGGACAACGCTTCACATTTTCTATTTATCTATGTTTTCAATTATTTTTTGAA
This window harbors:
- a CDS encoding GDYXXLXY domain-containing protein — protein: MTRTRIITFWLIAGFQIIIVLVMVGLKQSIVLYGKTIILKSQPVDPHSLFQGDYAQLSYAINTVEIQKSTGTSYDRGDKIYTELALSGTFWNFVSVHSEIPESLSDDHVILEGIVKYQSQHSGYPVSELKDFSNPGWLNIQPATATWRQNWSWGPFGRQDGLWYNYGRKGLSEGTSVFIYLYSYDDGKSWNFSQISESSTTIHSQYAYNIILSGKLGPYKEQNYLSVNYGIESYFIPEGKGRTYERGGLDVEIAVNRKGKSVIKNIILLQ
- a CDS encoding formate/nitrite transporter family protein, with the protein product MAFKKPYETLQEIQSSGCVRVTLGLDVRLIQGFMAGAFIALGSLIAIVVGGGVPGIKEANPGLQKFIFGSLFPVGLILVVITSAELFTGNVGCIVPGVLSKKIHWLDGLKNWFWVYIGNFIGSISFAYFLVYLTGILGKEPWLSSVIAISENKISQDFTTLFFKGVGCNWLVCLSIWLAIASDDVVSKMFGIWFPIMTFVTVGFEHSVANMFFVPMGIMLGANVTWGQFFIVNLIPVTLGNIVGGSLFVGTVYWYLYGRNK
- a CDS encoding dihydropteroate synthase produces the protein MFIIGEKINGMFKNVSEAIQKKNKSIIQELAKKQIDAGANVLDVNVGPASMEALKDMEWLITTIRETTKCPLAVDTTKIDVMEKGLSIAGPGSFLNSTSGQKEKLDLLLPLVKKYNANVIALTMTKSGVPANAEARMEIAANIVASCMEHNIETTNLYIDAVILPVNVAQDHSRAVLETIKQCKLICDPPPKTILGLSNVSQGCLNRGLVDRTFLVMALASGLDAAILNPLDNELMDAMITAELLLGRQLYCDSYLEAYRKK
- a CDS encoding CsgG/HfaB family protein, with the protein product MKYSKILPVFLLLLALMLALHADELKPKLEKISQKLADTASAKGLSDVTLAVFPLQSDEKLEKKKVNFATGEILTYYLLKTGTFKMVERTQIETVMKEQNLGLSGAVDSKTAAGIGQILGAKLLVMGNVIKLGSSYQITVKLVDAVTSEMISSEITEVPVETFDKEAAPYLILVPEYQAIGIFLGGVYGMTPTVKTGPQTYDFLTLTPINPDKSQGNLNFGIRYWVKPKYMFQMDYTFIRLGSNNGTSLITEKDYMGAPFSTSAHYTGFLIRGSISRTGKLSMVFNSNVGLGLGNYSVYSQAEFKNATETSYYAGGHHYYISQTSDSTNFFTPFLRAGVEWKPQARFGWNLSANWNILKKTYKQQINVMEEGSTNTIRHLMTLWQSKFPSLYFDTSIALYF